The Janthinobacterium lividum genome has a window encoding:
- the glpK gene encoding glycerol kinase GlpK, translating to MTYLLALDQGTSSSRSMVFDESGAIVAVAQREFRQLFPQPGWIEHDPMEIWRSQIDTCREVLAKAGLQADALGALGITNQRETTVVWDRATGEPVYNAIVWQDRRTEALCEDLRVRGLAGAIHAKTGLVLDPYFSGTKLRWILDAVPGVRARAMRGELAFGTIDTWLTWKMTGGRLHVSDVTNASRTMLWNLHEGCWDAQLLDWLGIPASLLPSVHPSSHVYGETDAEVLGSPVIIGGIAGDQQAALFGQTCFTPGMAKNTYGTGCFLLLNTGEQCAQSQHGLISTAACQVDTQPAYALEGSVFIGGAVVQWLRDGLGAIGHAGEAEGLAASVPDSGGVVFVPSFTGLGAPYWVPSAKGAILGLSRGSTVGHIARAALEAIAFQSAALLGAMTRDAQAPITELRVDGGACANNLLLQFQADLLGISVVRPQVIETTALGAAYLAGLAIGQYRGVEELASHWRADRTFLPSIGRDEAAGRMQQWEVAVRRFTGNGGG from the coding sequence ATGACGTATTTGCTGGCCCTCGACCAGGGCACGTCCAGTTCGCGCAGCATGGTCTTCGATGAATCAGGCGCCATCGTTGCCGTGGCGCAACGCGAGTTTCGCCAACTCTTCCCGCAGCCGGGCTGGATCGAGCACGATCCCATGGAGATCTGGCGTAGCCAGATCGATACCTGCCGCGAAGTGCTGGCCAAGGCGGGCTTGCAGGCCGATGCCCTCGGTGCACTGGGCATCACCAACCAGCGCGAAACGACCGTGGTATGGGACCGCGCCACGGGCGAACCCGTGTACAACGCCATCGTCTGGCAAGACCGCCGCACGGAAGCGCTGTGCGAGGACTTGCGCGTGCGCGGCCTGGCCGGCGCCATCCACGCGAAGACGGGCCTGGTGCTCGACCCGTATTTTTCCGGCACCAAGCTGCGCTGGATACTCGACGCCGTGCCCGGCGTGCGCGCGCGGGCCATGCGCGGCGAACTGGCCTTCGGCACCATCGATACGTGGCTGACCTGGAAGATGACGGGCGGCCGCCTGCACGTGAGCGACGTCACCAACGCTTCGCGCACCATGCTGTGGAACCTGCATGAAGGCTGCTGGGATGCCCAGCTGCTGGACTGGCTGGGCATTCCCGCCAGCCTGCTGCCGTCCGTCCATCCCTCGAGCCACGTGTATGGCGAAACGGATGCGGAAGTACTGGGCAGCCCCGTCATCATCGGCGGCATCGCCGGCGACCAGCAGGCGGCGCTGTTCGGCCAGACCTGTTTTACACCGGGCATGGCCAAGAATACCTACGGCACGGGCTGCTTCTTGCTGCTGAATACGGGCGAACAGTGCGCGCAATCGCAGCATGGACTGATCAGCACGGCCGCCTGTCAGGTGGACACGCAGCCCGCGTATGCGCTCGAAGGCAGCGTCTTCATCGGCGGCGCCGTAGTGCAATGGCTGCGCGACGGCCTGGGCGCCATCGGCCACGCGGGAGAAGCGGAAGGCCTGGCCGCCTCCGTGCCCGACTCGGGCGGCGTGGTCTTCGTGCCCTCGTTTACGGGTCTTGGCGCACCGTACTGGGTGCCGTCCGCCAAGGGTGCCATCCTGGGTCTGAGCCGCGGCAGCACGGTAGGCCACATCGCCCGCGCGGCGCTCGAAGCGATCGCCTTCCAGAGCGCCGCCCTGCTGGGCGCCATGACGCGCGACGCACAAGCGCCCATCACGGAATTGCGCGTCGACGGCGGTGCCTGCGCCAACAACCTGCTGCTGCAGTTCCAGGCCGACTTGCTGGGCATCTCCGTGGTGCGCCCGCAAGTGATCGAAACGACAGCCCTGGGCGCAGCCTACCTGGCGGGCCTGGCCATCGGCCAGTACCGTGGCGTGGAGGAACTGGCGTCGCACTGGCGCGCCGACAGGACGTTTTTGCCCAGCATCGGACGCGACGAGGCGGCTGGCCGGATGCAGCAGTGGGAGGTCGCGGTACGGCGGTTCACGGGAAATGGCGGGGGATAG